From the Sphingobium sp. RAC03 genome, the window TAGCGGGCGTGTTGATACCCATCGACTGGAGATATTTCTTCACGTTGCGCGCGGCCTGCCGCAACCGCTGCTCATTCTCCACCAGGGCGATGCGGACATAGCCTTCGCCATCCTCGCCATAACCCACGCCTGGCGCGACCGCGACCTTGGCATGGGTGAGCAATTGCTTGGAAAATTCGAGGCTCCCCATCTCTTTGAGCGCAGGCGGCAGCGGTGCCCAGGCGAACATGGAGGCGGGCGGGGCAGGGATGTCCCATCCGGCGCGGCCGAAACTTTCCACCAGCACGTCGCGGCGCTTGTGATAAAGCTCGCGGTTCTTCGCGACGATGTCCTGCGGCCCGTTAAGGGCGGCGCAGGCAGCCGCCTGGATCGGCGTGAACGCGCCATAATCCAGATAGGATTTCACCCGGCTCATTGCCGCGATCAGTTGTTTGTTGCCCACGGCAAATCCGATCCGCCAGCCCGCCATCGAATAGGTTTTGCTGAGCGACGTGAACTCGATCGCGATGTCCTTCGCGCCGGGCACCTGCAGGATCGAGGGCGTCGGCTTGCCGTCATAATATAGTTCGGAATAAGCGAGGTCGGACAAGATCCAGACCTTATTCTCCTTCGCCCAGGCGACAAGCCGCTCGTAAAAGGCCAGGTCCACCGTCTCGGCGGTCGGGTTCGACGGATAATTGACCACCAGGATCGATGGGCGCGGCACGGTGAAGGCCATCGCCCGGTCGAGCGAGCGGAAGTAATTTTCATCCGGCGTCGTCGGCACTGACCGGATCGTGGCACCCGCCAGGATGAAGCCGAACATATGGATCGGATAGCTG encodes:
- a CDS encoding LL-diaminopimelate aminotransferase, coding for MSEEFYRMKRLPPYVIAEVNAMRAAARAAGEDIIDLGMGNPDLPPPPHVIDKLIEVVRKPDAHGYSQSKGIPGLRKAQANYYGRRFGVDVDPETEVVVTMGSKEGLASLATAITAPGDVVLAPNPSYPIHMFGFILAGATIRSVPTTPDENYFRSLDRAMAFTVPRPSILVVNYPSNPTAETVDLAFYERLVAWAKENKVWILSDLAYSELYYDGKPTPSILQVPGAKDIAIEFTSLSKTYSMAGWRIGFAVGNKQLIAAMSRVKSYLDYGAFTPIQAAACAALNGPQDIVAKNRELYHKRRDVLVESFGRAGWDIPAPPASMFAWAPLPPALKEMGSLEFSKQLLTHAKVAVAPGVGYGEDGEGYVRIALVENEQRLRQAARNVKKYLQSMGINTPAKGAA